ACCGCGTCGCGCAGAACCTGCGCGGTCGCCGGAACCTGACCCGGAACGTCGATGTCCTCGTTGTAGAAAGGAATATCTCCGAGGCCGTCGAAGATATCGACCTGGACACCCTCCGGTGCGGTATGGGCGGCGGCCTCGGCCAGCTGCCGGTTGATGGAACCGGCACGCAAGCTGCCGACGAGAGCCAGAATGCGAGTCTGTGACATGATCACTCCTTGTGCGGTGAGGCGATGGCGTCCGCTTTCACGAGACGATAACCGGACTACAGTCCGTTTTCATTCCCGGGCCCTGGGGTAGCCGAACCGTGAACTGCGACACTCCGAGTTCGACACCGTCGAATTCATTCCGCTCGTCCGATCCGAACGCATCGGATCTGCCACTCGCCGCCGAGCCACGTCCCGGCGCGCTGCCACTCGAGGCCATCGAGGTGGAGATACCCGCCCACGCGGTCGTCACCGCCCTGCCGGTGGCCGAACACGCCGAACGCAGCGATGCCGCCCGGAATCGGCAGCTGCTGCTCGATGCCGCCGAGGCACTGGTCCGGGAGTTCGGGGCCGACGGGGTGACCATGGACGCGGTCGCCAAACGCGCCGGGGTCGGCAAGGGCACCGTATTCCGGCGGTTCGGGAACCGGGCCGGTCTGATGCTGGCCCTGCTCGACCAGTCCGAGCAGAAGTTGCAGGCCGCGTTCATGTTCGGGCCGCCGCCGCTGGGCCCGGGCGCACCGCCGATGCAGCGGCTGATCGCGTTCGGCCGCGCGCGGCTGGCCGGGATCGAGGTGGAGGGCGAAATGCGCCGGGCGGCAGACGAATCCGGCCGCTACGCCAGCGCCCCGTACAACATCTCCAAAACCCATGTGTCGCTGTTGCTTCGGCAGATCGGCGTCACCGGCGACATCACCCTGCTGGCCGATACCCTGCTGGCCAATCTGGACGCCGCACTGGTGCTGCATCAGATACGGGTCGTCGGTTATCGCCCCGAGCAGATCGCCGACCACTGGGAAAACGTGGTGCGCGCACTGGTGACACCCGCCCAGTAGAGTGAGCGCATGGGGCAGCTGCGCGAACAGATCATCGCCGAATTGGGTGTCGTGGCCGATATCGAGCCGAAGGTCGAGGTGCGGCGCCGGGTCGAATTCCTGGTCGAGTATCTGAGTTCCACCCCGGCATCGGGTTTCGTGCTCGGTATCAGCGGCGGCCAGGACAGCAGCCTCACCGGCAGGCTGTGCCAGCTCGCCGTCGAGGAGTCGCGCTCGCGTGGTCGCGACGCGACATTCGTCGCGGTCCGGCTGCCGTACGGCACTCAGGCCGATGCCGAGGACGCGCAGCGGGCGCTGGATTTCATCGGCCCCGACCGCACGGTCGAGGTCAACGTCAAACCGGGCGCCGATGCCGTGGCCGCCGCGACGGCGGAGGGTGTGCGCGAACTGCTCGGTGACGATGTACAGCTGCGCGATTTCGTACGCGGCAATATCAAGGCCCGCGAACGCATGGTGATCCAGTACGCGATCGCCGGTCAGCTGAATCTGGTCGTGGTGGGTACCGATCACGCCGCCGAGGCGGTGACGGGTTTCTTCACCAAGTACGGCGACGGCGGTGTCGACATCACACCGCTGACCGGTCTCACCAAGCGGCAGGGCGCGGCGTTGCTGCAGGAATTGGGCGCCCCGCCGAGTATCTGGGAGAAGGTGCCCACCGCCGACCTCGAGGACGACCGCCCGGCGCTACCCGACGAGGTGGCACTCGGCCTGAGGTATGCCGAGATCGACGACTACCTCGAGGGCAAGGACGTCACACCCGAGGTCGCCGAGCGCCTGGAGACGATCTTCCGTAACACCCGCCACAAGCGTGCGGTCCCCGTGACACCGCTGGACACCTGGTGGAAAGAGGGCTGACGCTCAACCACCCGCGAACGGTGGCAGGACGTCGACCCGCGCGGTCAGGTGGACGGTGTCGTCGCGGGTGAGTTCTTCGCCGACCAGGTAGGCGCAGACCTTGAGCATCGGATCGAGATCCGCACCGTAGGCGGCGCGCAACGCGGCGCGCAGGTCGGCGATCGTCGCCGCGTCGGGCAGGTCGAGTTGTTCGCTGGATTTGCCGACGACGTCGGCGATCGCGGCGAAATATCGGACCTCAACCACCGATGGCTCCCATCGTGCGTTCCGGGGGCACGAAGTCGGCGGCGTCGATGCCGTGTCCTGCCCACTTGTTCCACATCGCGCCACGCCAGCGCTGTGCGAGCTCCTCGTCGGTGGCGCCGGCCCGCAACAGTGACCGCAGGTCGTACTCCTGATCGCTGAACAGGCAGGAGCGGATCATGCCGTCCGCGGTCAGGCGGGTGCGATCGCAGTCACCACAGAATCGCCGGGTTACCGAGGCGATGATGCCGACCGTGGCGGGCCCGCCGTCGACCAGCCAGGTTTCGGCCGGCGCGGACGGATCGGTGCGCCCGGCCGCGGTGAGGGTGAAACCGACGCCGAGAACGTCGAGCAGTTCGTCCGCGGTGACCATATTCGCCCGCGCCCATTCGTGATCGGCGTCGAGCGGCATCTCCTCGATGAACCGCAGCTCACAGCCCTCGTCCAGACACCATCGCAGCAGATCGGCTGCGCCGGAGAGGGTTTCGCGCATCAGCACGGCATTGACCTTGACCGGCGCCAGGCCGGCGGCGTGGGCCGCGCGAATCCCCGACAGCACCGAGCCGAGCCGGTCGCGCCGGGTCAGCCGGGCGAATCCGGCGCGGTCGACGGTATCGAGAGAGACATTGACCCGGCCCAGGCCCGCGGCGGCGAGCGCGGCGGCGCGGTATTGCAGTCCGACGCCGTTGGTGGTCATCGCCAGCGGCGTTTCCGGCACCGCCGCGTGGCAACCGGCGACGATCCGTTCGAGATCGCGCCGCATCAGCGGCTCACCCCCGGTGAATCGCACCTCCCGCACACCCAGCCGCCGCACCGACAGCTCGACCAGCCGCACGATCTCCTCGGCCGAGAGCAACTCGTCGGCGGGAATGGCGGGCAGACCCTCTTCCGGCATGCAGTAGGTACAGCGCAGCGAACATTTCTCGGTGATCGATACGCGCAGATCCCGTGCGGTGCGCCCGAATTTGTCGATGAGCAGGTCGGTGTCGGGTCGTCCGTCCAGCGAGGGCCGCCCGCCCCGGACGGCGGGAATCCCCATGAGAACGACGGTCACTCCCCCATTATGGCCGCCACCCCCACCTCACGTCCGTGGAGTCACCGACTGTGAGCTCAACCGATTCCACATCACAGGCCGCCCCGCCGTCTCCTACGCCGCGATCGCGGAACCCCCGGAACCGATTCGGTGTGAAAGACCAGCAACCGAGCGAGGAACCGGCGCACCGCCCGCGGGACGCCGGCGCGGCGAAACACCGCGCACAATGAAAATCGAGCCCGGGCGCGTCGGACGGCGACACGCCCCCGGCCGCCGTCGAACCCGCCGGCCCTCGGCAGCGCCACCATCGGACCCGCCCCGGCGAAGCGGAGGCCGACGACACAGCCCGCGGGGCGGAGGCCGATAATCACCTCTATGAGTACCCGGCCTGCCGCGACTTCGGCTCGGTCCGTCGAGGACCATCGTGAGCGGATCGAACAGCTGTTGCGCCCGCTGGCGGGGCGCGAGGCCGAGCGGGTGGCTCTGTCCGCCGCGCGGGGGCGGATGCTCGCGGAGGATGTGCGGTCGCCGCTGGATCTTCCGGTGTTCCGTAATTCCGGTATGGACGGGTACGCGGTGCGGGCGGAGTCGGTCGCGGTGACGCCGGTGACGTTGCCGGTCGCGGGCGTGGTCGCGGCAGGGCAGGGCGGTCCGGACGGGCTGGCCGTGGGGACCGCGGTGAAGGTGATGACGGGTGCGCCGATTCCGCCCGGCGCCGACTGTGTGGTGCCGGTGGAGGACACCCGGGCCGAGGCGGATCGGGTACTGATCGAACGTGGCCGCAGCGCGGGCGATTTCGTGCGTGAGGCGGGGACCGATATTCGCCGCGGCGAGTTGCTGGTCGCGGCGGGGGCGTTGCTGTCGGCGCATCGGATCGCGGCGCTGGCGGCGGTGGGTTTCGGTTCGGTGCCGGTGGCACGGCCGGTGCGGGCGGCGGTGCTGACCACCGGTGACGAGCTGGTGGCCGCGGGGATGGCGTTGCGACCGGGCCAGATCTACAACTCGAACGGGATCGCCTTGGCGGCGGCGCTGGGCGCCAACGGGATCGATGTGGTGGATGTGTCGCACAGTCGCGACGATCCGGCCGAGTTCCGCCGCAAGCTGGCGGTCGCGACGGGCGCGGCGGATGTGGTGTTCACCTCGGGCGGAGTATCGCAGGGCGATTTCGAGGTCGTCAGGGATGTGCTCACCGAGGTCGGCGGGGAGTTCGGCGCGGTGGCGGTGCAGCCGGGCGGCCCGCAGGGTGTCAGTGTGGTCGACGGGGTTCCGATTCTGAGTTTCCCGGGAAATCCGGTGAGCACCATGGTGTCGTTCGAAGTCTTCGCCCGGCCGATCCTCCGGCGATTGACCGGCTTGCCCGAAGTGCCGAACAGCGAAGTGCCGCTGCTGGATTCGGTACGGTCCCCAGCCGGTCGGCGCCAGTTCCTGCGGGGCCGCCGCGAGGGTGCGGGCGTGCGGTCGGTATCGGGTCCCGGATCACATCTGGTGGCCGCGATGGCGCAGGCCGATGTTCTGATCGATATTCCGGCCGAGGTCACCGCGGTGGCGGCCGGTTCGCTGGTGAAGGTGCGCGAACTGTGAGCGATATATCGCACGGCGGCGAGGGCCTGTCGCATGTGGATGCCGAAGGCCGGGCCCGCATGGTCGATGTGAGCGCCAAGGCGGAGACGTCACGAGTAGCGGTGGCGGCCGGTGAGCTGCGCACGACGCCGCATGTGGTGGCCCTGGTGCGCGCCGACGAGATGCCGAAGGCCGATGTGCTGTCCACGGCGCGGATCGCCGGTATCGCGGGAGCGAAGAAGACCTCCGAACTGATTCCGCTGTGCCATCAGCTGGCGTTGTCGTCGGTGGATGTGCGGTTCGGTTTCACCGAGGATGCCATCACGATCGAGGCGCGGGCGAAGACCAAGGGGCCCACCGGTGTCGAGATGGAGGCCCTGACGGCGGTCGCGATCGCCGGTCTCACACTGCACGACATGGTCAAGGCGGTGGATCCGGCGGCGGTGCTCGACGGGGTTCGGTTGCTGACGAAGGAGGGCGGCAAGCGCGGCCATTGGAAGCGCTCCGATATCGCCGCCGAATCCGTTGCGGCCCAAGAGATCCCGGAATCCGCGGTGAGCGACGGAGCGCCGCGCGGGGCAGCGCCGGTCGTCGAGCACGAACACTCGGCGCGCCCGCATCGCGGCGACGAACCGTCGGCGCCCGGCTTCCCGCACTCGGACGCGGGTTCCCGTTCCGCCGTGGTGGTGGTGGCCTCCACCGGCGCCGCGGCCGGGACCCGGGTCGACCGGACCGGACCGGTGCTGGCGGATTGGCTGACCGGACTGGGCTTTTCGGTGCGTGGACCACTGATCGTCGCCGATGCCGAGATCGCGTCCGGTCTGCGGGATGCGCTCGACGGTGCGCCCGGGCTGGTGATCACCACCGGCGGCACCGGCGCCGCGCCGAGCGACGCCACCCCGGAGGCGACATCGGCCGTCCTGGACCGGGAATTGCCGGGGGTGGCCGAGTCGATCCGTCAGCGTGGGACCGCCGCTTTTCCCTTGGCGGCGTTGAGTCGTGGCGTGGCCGGGCTGTCCGGCAGTACGGTGATCGTGAACCTGCCCGGTTCGCCGGGTGGGGTCCGCGACGGGATCGCGGTTCTGGAACCATTGCTGGACCATCTGCTGGCCCAGGTCGCCGGAGGAGGGCGCCATGAGTGAGCACACGCCGCTCACCCGGATCAGTGATCAGCCGCTGAATCCCGACGAGGTCGAGCGAGCGGTCACCGGCCCGGAGCACGGCGCGGTGGTCGTCTTCACCGGTAAGGTGCGCAATCACGATGGCGGACAGGCGGTTTCGGCATTGGAGTATTCGGCACACCCGGAGGCGGAGAAGTTCCTGGCCCGGGTGTGCGCGCAGGTGTCGGCGGCCTCGGGCCTGCCGGTCGCGGCCGCTCACCGCGTCGGCGCGCTCACCATCGGCGACGCGGCGATCACGGTCGCGGTCGCGGCGCCGCATCGCCGGGAAGCCTTCGAGACCTGCGCCGAGCTGGTGGACCGGATCAAACACGAGGTGCCGATCTGGAAACGCCAGCTCTTCGCCGACGGTATGTCCGAGTGGGTCAACGCCTGCGGTTGACGCCGGCCGTACCGATCAGCGCGGCTGCGCGCCGCCGTCGGTCAGATTCGCTTCGATCCGTCGTAGCGTCCGCACCAGCCCGGAACGTTCGGCCGCGCTGAAGCCGATCAGCGCCCGTTCGGTCAGTCCGGCGCTTTCGGCCTCGATCTCACGCTCCAGTTCGCGTCCGCGCTCGGTCAGATGCAGGCGAACCAGCCGGCGGTCGGTGGGGTGCGGTTCTCGCCGGACCAGTCCGGCCGCCTCCATGCGCGTCGTCGCGCGGGTGACGGTCGGGGTCGCCAGTCCCAGCCGTTTGGCCACCTGACCGGGCGTGAGCCCATCCTCCTGCCACAGTTGCCGCAGAATGAACTGCTGCCCCTCGTACACGCCGTGCCGGGCGTAGGCAGTGGCCGCCGCCGCGGCGAGCGCGTGTTTGGTGGACCAGAAGGCCGTCTGGAAGTCGTCGTCGGTCATGGTGGGTTCAGCGTAGATGCCTTGTATTCATTAGCCGACTCACGTTATGGTCGTTACCCGGCTAACAAATCCGAAGGGAACACCTCGTGAAACTCGGCATCGCCATCACCGACTTCTCCTGGCCCATCCCGGGGGGCGACATCGGCACTGCCGTAGGGGAAGTCGCACGCACAGCCGACGTCGCCGGAGTCGACAGCCTGTGGGTGATGGATCACTTCTTCCAGATCGGCATCTCCGGACATCCGCCGGAATCACCCATGCTCGAGGCCTACGCGGCGCTCGGCTTTCTCGCGGGAATCACCACCCGCATCCGGCTCGGCACGCTGGTCACGGCGGCCCCCTACCGCCATCCGGGAGTGCTGCTCAAATCCGCGACCACCATCGATGTCCTCAGTGGCGGCCGGCTGATCTTCGGCGTCGGCGCGGGCGCGCCGTTCGATCCCGAGCCGATGGGCCCGCGCACCTCATTCGAGGCCGAGGGCCTGGGTATTCCGTTCCCGCGGCTGGCCCGGCGGTTCGAGCAGCTCGAGGAATTGCTGCAGATCGCACACCGCATGTGGAGCGAGGACGAAACGCCCTATCACGGAACACATTACAAGCTGACACGGCCGCTCAATTCACCGAACTCCGTCCAGCGTCCACATCCCCCGATCCTGATCGGGGGCAGCGGTGAACGCAAGACGCTGCGCCTGGTGGCCCGGTACGGCGACGCCTGCAACCTGTTCGACCTGCCCGGCACCGGCTACGCCGACAACCTGACGCACAAGCTCGAGGTACTGCGCCGGCACTGCCGCGATATCGGACGTGACCATACCGAGATCGAGACCACCGTCACCACCGCGCTCGATATCGACGCGGGCCGAACCGACGTCCTCGATCACCTGAAGCGACTGGCCGACATCGGCATCGATCACGTCCTGCTCGGGCCGAGGGGGCCGTGGACGGCGCGCCGCCTCGATCGGATCATCGAGCTGCTGCCCGATATTCACGCACTCTGATCGTCGATATCGCGCGGCACGTACCGCCAGACCGGCAGTAATGCCTCTTCGTCCAGCGGTTCCGGGCCGGTGTGGGTGGTGGCGTGCAGGCGGGTGACGGCGGCGTCGGCGTCGAGGCCGGAGCCGATGAGCACCAGCCGGGTCTCGCGACTCTCACCGCGCGACCACGGCGCCGGTTCGAACACCACATGACGGCCGACCATGTGCAGCAGGAACTTTCGATTCTCGCCACGCACCCCGAACGCGGCGGCGCCCTTGGCCCGGAACAGGC
The genomic region above belongs to Nocardia spumae and contains:
- the moaA gene encoding GTP 3',8-cyclase MoaA yields the protein MTVVLMGIPAVRGGRPSLDGRPDTDLLIDKFGRTARDLRVSITEKCSLRCTYCMPEEGLPAIPADELLSAEEIVRLVELSVRRLGVREVRFTGGEPLMRRDLERIVAGCHAAVPETPLAMTTNGVGLQYRAAALAAAGLGRVNVSLDTVDRAGFARLTRRDRLGSVLSGIRAAHAAGLAPVKVNAVLMRETLSGAADLLRWCLDEGCELRFIEEMPLDADHEWARANMVTADELLDVLGVGFTLTAAGRTDPSAPAETWLVDGGPATVGIIASVTRRFCGDCDRTRLTADGMIRSCLFSDQEYDLRSLLRAGATDEELAQRWRGAMWNKWAGHGIDAADFVPPERTMGAIGG
- the moaCB gene encoding bifunctional molybdenum cofactor biosynthesis protein MoaC/MoaB, yielding MVDVSAKAETSRVAVAAGELRTTPHVVALVRADEMPKADVLSTARIAGIAGAKKTSELIPLCHQLALSSVDVRFGFTEDAITIEARAKTKGPTGVEMEALTAVAIAGLTLHDMVKAVDPAAVLDGVRLLTKEGGKRGHWKRSDIAAESVAAQEIPESAVSDGAPRGAAPVVEHEHSARPHRGDEPSAPGFPHSDAGSRSAVVVVASTGAAAGTRVDRTGPVLADWLTGLGFSVRGPLIVADAEIASGLRDALDGAPGLVITTGGTGAAPSDATPEATSAVLDRELPGVAESIRQRGTAAFPLAALSRGVAGLSGSTVIVNLPGSPGGVRDGIAVLEPLLDHLLAQVAGGGRHE
- a CDS encoding molybdenum cofactor biosynthesis protein MoaE, which produces MSEHTPLTRISDQPLNPDEVERAVTGPEHGAVVVFTGKVRNHDGGQAVSALEYSAHPEAEKFLARVCAQVSAASGLPVAAAHRVGALTIGDAAITVAVAAPHRREAFETCAELVDRIKHEVPIWKRQLFADGMSEWVNACG
- a CDS encoding molybdopterin molybdotransferase MoeA, yielding MSTRPAATSARSVEDHRERIEQLLRPLAGREAERVALSAARGRMLAEDVRSPLDLPVFRNSGMDGYAVRAESVAVTPVTLPVAGVVAAGQGGPDGLAVGTAVKVMTGAPIPPGADCVVPVEDTRAEADRVLIERGRSAGDFVREAGTDIRRGELLVAAGALLSAHRIAALAAVGFGSVPVARPVRAAVLTTGDELVAAGMALRPGQIYNSNGIALAAALGANGIDVVDVSHSRDDPAEFRRKLAVATGAADVVFTSGGVSQGDFEVVRDVLTEVGGEFGAVAVQPGGPQGVSVVDGVPILSFPGNPVSTMVSFEVFARPILRRLTGLPEVPNSEVPLLDSVRSPAGRRQFLRGRREGAGVRSVSGPGSHLVAAMAQADVLIDIPAEVTAVAAGSLVKVREL
- a CDS encoding LLM class F420-dependent oxidoreductase encodes the protein MKLGIAITDFSWPIPGGDIGTAVGEVARTADVAGVDSLWVMDHFFQIGISGHPPESPMLEAYAALGFLAGITTRIRLGTLVTAAPYRHPGVLLKSATTIDVLSGGRLIFGVGAGAPFDPEPMGPRTSFEAEGLGIPFPRLARRFEQLEELLQIAHRMWSEDETPYHGTHYKLTRPLNSPNSVQRPHPPILIGGSGERKTLRLVARYGDACNLFDLPGTGYADNLTHKLEVLRRHCRDIGRDHTEIETTVTTALDIDAGRTDVLDHLKRLADIGIDHVLLGPRGPWTARRLDRIIELLPDIHAL
- the nadE gene encoding ammonia-dependent NAD(+) synthetase; the protein is MGQLREQIIAELGVVADIEPKVEVRRRVEFLVEYLSSTPASGFVLGISGGQDSSLTGRLCQLAVEESRSRGRDATFVAVRLPYGTQADAEDAQRALDFIGPDRTVEVNVKPGADAVAAATAEGVRELLGDDVQLRDFVRGNIKARERMVIQYAIAGQLNLVVVGTDHAAEAVTGFFTKYGDGGVDITPLTGLTKRQGAALLQELGAPPSIWEKVPTADLEDDRPALPDEVALGLRYAEIDDYLEGKDVTPEVAERLETIFRNTRHKRAVPVTPLDTWWKEG
- a CDS encoding MoaD/ThiS family protein, which gives rise to MVEVRYFAAIADVVGKSSEQLDLPDAATIADLRAALRAAYGADLDPMLKVCAYLVGEELTRDDTVHLTARVDVLPPFAGG
- a CDS encoding MarR family winged helix-turn-helix transcriptional regulator, whose protein sequence is MTDDDFQTAFWSTKHALAAAAATAYARHGVYEGQQFILRQLWQEDGLTPGQVAKRLGLATPTVTRATTRMEAAGLVRREPHPTDRRLVRLHLTERGRELEREIEAESAGLTERALIGFSAAERSGLVRTLRRIEANLTDGGAQPR
- a CDS encoding TetR/AcrR family transcriptional regulator, which codes for MEVEIPAHAVVTALPVAEHAERSDAARNRQLLLDAAEALVREFGADGVTMDAVAKRAGVGKGTVFRRFGNRAGLMLALLDQSEQKLQAAFMFGPPPLGPGAPPMQRLIAFGRARLAGIEVEGEMRRAADESGRYASAPYNISKTHVSLLLRQIGVTGDITLLADTLLANLDAALVLHQIRVVGYRPEQIADHWENVVRALVTPAQ